A single region of the Lysinibacillus sp. B2A1 genome encodes:
- a CDS encoding bacitracin ABC transporter ATP-binding protein — translation MGHAILQVSNLQKEYIGEITYRALNGINFQLGENEFVAVMGPSGSGKTTFLNSVSTIDRPTAGEILINSRNPYTLNDDELAKFRRTELGFVFQDFNLVHTLTVKENILLPLTLDSLSANIMNQRLKNVSQFLGIDELLSKRIYEISGGQKQRVAIARAVIHEPALLLADEPTGNLDSKAVNDVMNLFSSIHTALNTAILMVTHDPYVASFASRIIFIKDGKLYNEIHRGNNRKQFYQEIMDTLAFLGGGQHEL, via the coding sequence ATGGGACACGCTATCCTACAAGTTTCTAATCTGCAAAAAGAATATATCGGAGAAATCACCTATAGAGCATTGAATGGTATCAATTTTCAGCTTGGTGAAAATGAATTCGTAGCTGTTATGGGGCCTTCAGGAAGTGGAAAAACAACATTTTTAAATAGTGTGTCCACAATTGATCGCCCCACGGCTGGAGAAATCCTCATAAATAGTAGAAATCCATATACATTAAATGACGATGAGCTTGCTAAATTTCGCCGTACAGAGTTAGGCTTTGTATTTCAGGATTTTAATCTTGTCCACACATTAACCGTGAAGGAAAATATATTATTACCATTAACATTGGATAGTTTATCTGCCAATATAATGAACCAACGTTTAAAAAATGTGTCACAGTTTCTCGGCATTGACGAGCTGCTATCAAAAAGGATTTATGAAATTTCTGGTGGACAAAAACAACGAGTAGCCATTGCACGAGCAGTTATTCATGAACCAGCTTTATTATTGGCTGATGAGCCTACAGGCAATCTTGACTCCAAAGCTGTAAACGATGTGATGAACTTATTTAGCTCTATTCATACAGCATTAAATACCGCCATTCTAATGGTGACACATGATCCATATGTTGCAAGCTTCGCCAGTCGGATTATTTTCATTAAGGATGGAAAATTATATAACGAAATTCATCGTGGTAATAATCGCAAGCAGTTTTATCAGGAAATCATGGATACACTTGCATTTCTAGGTGGTGGACAGCATGAGCTTTAA
- a CDS encoding RNA polymerase, whose protein sequence is MDRQRKNELELLYKEYAKSLYYFLLKMSGSVHIAEDLVQETFVRATVSLSFYKEEDVRAWLFKVARNTYLDEWRKQKRRRTIPFAQLFWKDDMLSPYGLPEVDILKHEVTEDIQSLLKFLPENYRTILYLREYEQFTYQELQESLELTEGQVKILLHRARKRLAEIIKKNGGFQDD, encoded by the coding sequence ATGGACAGGCAGCGGAAGAATGAGCTTGAGCTACTTTATAAGGAATATGCGAAATCGTTATATTATTTTCTGCTGAAAATGTCTGGGTCAGTACATATAGCGGAAGATTTAGTACAAGAAACCTTTGTACGAGCTACGGTATCGCTGTCATTTTATAAAGAAGAGGATGTGAGAGCATGGTTGTTTAAAGTAGCACGGAATACGTATTTAGATGAGTGGCGCAAGCAAAAAAGAAGAAGGACTATCCCATTTGCACAATTATTTTGGAAGGATGACATGCTTAGTCCTTATGGTCTGCCTGAAGTTGATATTCTCAAGCATGAAGTAACGGAAGATATACAGTCATTATTAAAGTTTTTGCCTGAAAATTACCGAACAATTTTATATTTACGAGAGTATGAACAATTTACATATCAAGAGCTACAAGAGTCATTGGAGCTAACAGAGGGGCAGGTGAAAATACTGTTACATCGTGCACGTAAGCGCTTAGCTGAAATAATCAAGAAGAATGGAGGGTTTCAAGATGACTGA
- a CDS encoding hydrolase has product MIFIGIHQFFTSLNDLERIIRCPGRFKFEEHNVAAHSWKVSQYAMFFATLEEMNGATVDWKALYEKTINHDFAEVFIGDIKTPVKHASPELKQMLAHVEEKMMEKFIINEIPQEFQAVFFERMKEGKDSTLEGRLLEFSDKLDQFYEAFAELKRGNTDKEFVYMYQSALSKLLAIPLEATVHYFRTEILKDAVKEKTHIDIQALTNEVLTST; this is encoded by the coding sequence GTGATTTTTATAGGAATTCATCAATTTTTTACAAGTCTAAATGACCTAGAACGTATTATTCGTTGCCCTGGCCGCTTTAAATTTGAAGAGCATAACGTGGCTGCTCACTCTTGGAAGGTATCACAATACGCTATGTTTTTCGCCACATTAGAGGAAATGAATGGCGCCACAGTAGACTGGAAGGCACTTTACGAAAAGACCATTAATCATGATTTTGCTGAAGTATTTATAGGCGATATTAAAACGCCAGTAAAACATGCAAGTCCCGAGCTCAAACAAATGCTTGCACATGTGGAAGAAAAAATGATGGAAAAATTCATTATCAATGAAATCCCTCAGGAATTTCAAGCTGTCTTCTTCGAACGTATGAAAGAGGGTAAGGATAGCACGTTGGAGGGTCGTTTACTTGAATTTTCCGATAAGCTAGATCAATTTTATGAGGCCTTTGCTGAATTAAAGCGAGGAAACACTGACAAAGAGTTTGTTTATATGTATCAATCAGCTCTTTCCAAGCTTTTAGCCATTCCCCTAGAAGCAACAGTTCATTATTTCCGTACTGAAATTTTGAAGGATGCGGTAAAGGAAAAGACACATATTGATATTCAAGCCCTCACTAATGAAGTATTAACCTCAACATAA
- a CDS encoding ABC transporter permease, with product MSFNHIVVQNILRDKWTYISYFLSSVFSIIIFFLFTIIAFHPSLNSIDPDSTLGISLLLASMLVYLFSFIYITYSIMAFLKKKAKTLGTFMIAGASMKQIRTLVFRENILIGVSAILTAIVFGLVITPLFLMGVKVVLKAETFGMYFPIKAIVLTIFLFIGLFVAISKIVTRFINKEASIQLLKSDVIIEKSIPKHPLLFGFSIICSATLAYLLKINHHLVESLGVLYYLVFFISILCSIYLVISQGMRFLLKIFEISPAYVRKTNMLLVSNLNAKMKSHANMLFLITILLSGVFLCTSILFSSYYNVAKDSEENYPYSFQYIADPKADPNMVKDDIEYLEKELSPTDPQKYYIEFKSNEEDRLGYMSVSTYNLLKNQSVSLHDNEFIAVAGNRDLEPITNTHEDKILKNLKLTSIDGKNLLSTGFQRTYFIVPDQLYDRINFPIYQAYLFELANWTAHTELANKIMEDIPTLPDERYVTSKITLFDSEMFVKSVMFFIGSMLSLIFLSAAMSILYFYLQTTLIQEKEKYSSIRKLGLSQKELFIVVSKELAILIFVPFALAITMLFITLLAMRTMVSTTFLQVSMISSLSFLALFIISYLFIRKSYFKRLLSI from the coding sequence ATGAGCTTTAATCATATCGTTGTGCAAAATATTTTGCGTGACAAGTGGACATATATTTCCTATTTTCTTAGTAGTGTATTTTCTATCATTATTTTCTTTCTCTTTACAATCATTGCATTTCACCCGAGTCTAAATAGCATAGATCCAGATTCAACACTTGGTATATCACTACTATTAGCGAGTATGCTCGTCTATTTATTTTCATTTATTTATATCACTTACTCGATCATGGCATTTCTAAAGAAAAAAGCAAAAACACTTGGGACCTTTATGATAGCCGGGGCATCTATGAAGCAAATTCGCACACTCGTCTTTCGTGAAAATATTCTAATAGGTGTTTCGGCAATACTAACAGCAATTGTTTTTGGACTTGTTATTACCCCTCTTTTTTTAATGGGGGTCAAAGTCGTTTTAAAGGCTGAAACTTTCGGCATGTATTTTCCTATAAAAGCAATCGTACTTACTATTTTTTTATTCATCGGATTGTTTGTGGCAATCTCAAAAATTGTGACACGATTTATTAATAAAGAAGCCTCCATTCAGCTTTTAAAGAGTGATGTGATCATTGAAAAATCTATACCAAAGCATCCTCTTTTATTTGGTTTTAGTATCATATGTTCAGCTACTCTGGCATATTTATTAAAAATCAATCACCATCTTGTTGAAAGCCTTGGCGTTCTTTACTATTTAGTATTTTTTATAAGTATTCTTTGCTCGATTTATCTCGTCATATCGCAAGGAATGCGCTTCCTTCTAAAAATTTTTGAGATATCTCCAGCCTATGTGCGAAAAACAAATATGCTACTAGTTTCTAATTTGAATGCAAAAATGAAATCACATGCAAATATGCTATTTTTAATCACAATTTTATTAAGTGGTGTATTTTTATGTACCAGTATTTTATTTAGCTCCTACTACAATGTAGCAAAGGATAGTGAGGAAAACTATCCATATAGCTTTCAATATATAGCTGATCCTAAAGCCGATCCTAATATGGTAAAAGATGATATTGAATATCTAGAAAAGGAATTGTCACCTACTGATCCTCAAAAATATTATATAGAATTCAAATCCAATGAAGAGGATCGACTAGGCTATATGTCTGTTTCTACTTATAATCTGTTAAAGAATCAATCTGTTAGCTTACATGACAATGAATTTATAGCTGTTGCTGGAAATCGTGATTTAGAACCAATAACAAATACTCATGAAGACAAGATTCTTAAAAATCTAAAGCTTACATCTATAGATGGAAAAAACTTGTTATCCACTGGCTTCCAGCGCACATATTTTATTGTACCTGATCAGCTTTATGACCGTATCAACTTCCCTATTTATCAGGCTTATCTATTTGAGCTTGCTAATTGGACAGCGCATACTGAACTAGCTAATAAAATTATGGAGGATATACCAACTTTACCTGATGAACGTTATGTCACTTCCAAAATTACTTTATTTGATTCGGAAATGTTTGTAAAAAGTGTGATGTTTTTTATCGGTTCTATGTTGAGTCTTATTTTCTTAAGTGCAGCTATGAGTATACTCTACTTCTATTTACAGACAACCCTAATACAAGAAAAAGAAAAATACTCAAGTATACGGAAGCTTGGTCTATCTCAAAAGGAATTATTCATCGTTGTGTCAAAGGAGCTGGCAATTCTTATATTTGTACCATTTGCTTTAGCCATTACGATGTTATTTATCACTCTATTGGCCATGCGAACGATGGTATCAACCACATTTCTACAAGTTTCCATGATAAGCTCTCTCAGTTTCCTTGCCCTATTCATTATTAGTTACTTATTTATTCGTAAGAGTTATTTCAAGCGATTACTTAGCATATAA
- a CDS encoding alkylphosphonate utilization protein encodes MAAYPNCPKCNSEYTYEDGANFVCPECAHEWSADVTEQEADTLIVKDANGNLLADGDSVTVIKDLKVKGSSSTLKIGTKVKSIRLVEGDHNIDCKIDGFGAMKLKSEFVKKA; translated from the coding sequence ATGGCAGCTTATCCAAATTGTCCGAAATGTAATTCTGAATATACGTATGAGGATGGTGCAAATTTTGTATGTCCAGAATGTGCACATGAATGGAGTGCAGATGTAACAGAGCAAGAAGCAGATACACTTATTGTAAAGGATGCAAACGGCAACCTTCTTGCGGATGGTGATTCTGTTACAGTCATTAAAGATTTAAAGGTCAAGGGTAGCTCTTCAACATTGAAAATTGGTACAAAGGTGAAAAGTATTCGTCTAGTTGAAGGTGATCATAATATTGACTGTAAAATTGATGGCTTTGGTGCCATGAAATTAAAGTCAGAGTTTGTTAAAAAAGCATAG